One Gossypium hirsutum isolate 1008001.06 chromosome A11, Gossypium_hirsutum_v2.1, whole genome shotgun sequence genomic window carries:
- the LOC107895768 gene encoding 3-dehydroquinate synthase, chloroplastic isoform X2: MASISNAFSLSLPCNRIANSSSDFNPITSALSGLDSGEFSPGRVAVSKPSGIGGRICANATPVMDQPVGEKSSGAPTIVEVDLGNRSYPIYIGSGLFDQPELLQNFDRHVHGKKVIVVTNTTIAPLYLDKVVEALTKGNTAVSVEYVILPDGEKFKDMDTLMKVFDKAIESRLDRRCTFVALGGGVIGDMCGFAAASFLRGVNFIQIPTTVMAQVDSSVGGKTGINHPLGKNLIGAFYQPQCVLIDTDTLDTLPDRELASGLAEVIKYGLIRDAEFFEWQEKNMEKLIARNPNALAYAIKRSCENKAEVVSFDEKESGLRATLNLGHTFGHAIETGFGYGQWLHGEAVAAGMVMAVDMSYRLGWIDSSIVKRVDDILLHTKLPTAPPETMTVEMFKSVMAVDKKVADGLLRLILLKGPLGNCVFTGEYDRKALDDTLSAFCKS, encoded by the exons ATGGCATCCATCTCCAACGCTTTCTCCCTTTCCCTCCCTTGCAACCGCATTGCCAACTCCTCATCTGACTTCAACCCCATCACCTCCGCCCTTTCCGGTTTGGATTCCGGTGAGTTCAGTCCGGGACGAGTTGCTGTGTCGAAACCGAGTGGAATCGGGGGGAGGATTTGCGCCAATGCAACTCCGGTGATGGATCAACCAGTTGGTGAAAAGAGCTCCGGAGCTCCCACTATTGTCGAGGTGGATTTGGGAAATCGGAGCTACCCAATCTACATTGGGTCCGGATTGTTTGATCAACCTGAACTTCTTCAAAA TTTCGATAGGCATGTTCATGGGAAGAAAGTTATTGTGGTAACTAATACTACAATTGCTCCTTTATATTTGGATAAAGTCGTTGAGGCCCTAACAAAAGGAAACACCGCTGTTTCTGTGGAATATGTGATTTTACCTGATGGAGAGAAGTTCAAAGACATG GACACTCTCATGAAAGTTTTTGACAAGGCCATTGAGTCGCGATTGGACAGGAGATGTACCTTTGTCGCCCTTGGAGGTGGTGTCATCGGTGACATGTGTGGGTTCGCTGCTGCCTCTTTTCTTCGCGGTGTTAATTTTATTCAGATTCCTACTACTGTTATGGCACAG GTGGATTCTTCGGTTGGGGGAAAAACTGGCATAAACCATCCTCTTGGGAAGAACTTGATTGGTGCTTTCTACCAACCTCAATGTGTTCTCATAGACACAGACACATTGGACACCTTGCCAGATAGGGAACTGGCATCAGGTCTTGCAGAGGTTATAAAATACGGGCTCATCAGAGATGCTGAGTTTTTTGAGTGGCAGGAAAAAAATATGGAGAAACTGATTGCAAG GAATCCGAATGCGCTGGCTTATGCTATAAAGCGATCATGTGAAAATAAGGCTGAGGTTGTGTCATTTGATGAGAAGGAGAGTGGGCTGAGGGCTACACTGAACTTGGGTCATACATTTGGTCAT GCAATAGAAACTGGGTTTGGATATGGACAGTGGCTTCATGGAGAAGCTGTTGCAGCTGGCATG GTCATGGCTGTTGACATGTCATATCGCCTTGGTTGGATTGACAGTTCAATTGTCAAACGAGTTGATGACATTTTACTACACACTAAGTTACCCACTGCTCCTCCTGAAACCATGACTGTGGAAATGTTCAAGTCTGTGATGGCG GTAGATAAGAAGGTAGCTGATGGGCTGCTAAGGCTTATCCTTCTCAAAGGTCCTCTTGGCAACTGTGTTTTCACAGGTGAGTATGATAGAAAGGCCCTGGATGATACACTTTCTGCATTTTGCAAGTCTTAG
- the LOC107912834 gene encoding F-box protein At4g35930: MGKVSPKDRDLKTAKKNRRLKSSSSKYLKPGTLAQLRHSKVSAAKLCTDLGKKRVAVLSSKKPEDDNLLIENMVAEKIPLMLSPMDLHKQSCMTRTPKTPRPEDFESESRLESLPMDLLVKILCHLHHDQLRAVFHVSQRIRRAVCLARQFHFNYTTPDRSRQEMLSTMTPRVTEHWPFLSKRDGKSNLIGSPHTPKAPRQGPRPPSRIKVTELRQIAAVLFQDSGFPSRCMVPSVLPKPLCKSLASNRVLFYEDELCQAVAQNKLR, translated from the exons ATGGGAAAAGTGTCTCCTAAAGATAGGGATTTAAAGACAGCTAAAAAGAACAGGCGATTGAAGAGTTCGAGCAGTAAGTATCTCAAACCAGGTACTCTTGCTCAGCTTCGGCATAGTAAAGTTTCAGCTGCCAAGTTGTGTACCGATCTTGGGAAGAAAAGGGTGGCTGTATTAAGTTCTAAGAAACCGGAGGATGATAATCTTTTGATCGAAAATATGGTTGCTGAGAAAATCCCTTTGATGTTATCACCCATGGATTTGCATAAGCAGAGTTGTATGACGCGGACTCCGAAGACACCTCGGCCTGAAGACTTCGAATCAGAGTCAAGGCTTGAGTCTCTTCCAATGGATTTACTG GTTAAAATACTCTGTCACTTGCATCACGACCAACTAAGGGCAGTTTTTCATGTTTCTCAAAGGATAAGAAGAGCT GTTTGTCTTGCAAGgcaatttcatttcaattatacaACACCTGACCGCTCAAGACAGGAGATGCTAAGCACTATGACACCTAGGGTGACAGAACACTGGCCCTTTCTGAG CAAGCGTGATGGCAAAAGTAATTTGATAGGAAGCCCACACACCCCGAAAGCTCCCAGGCAGGGTCCTCGACCCCCTTCTCGCATTAAAGTAACTGAGTTGAGGCAAATTGCTGCAGTGCTATTCCAGGATTCAGGATTCCCATCGAGATGCATGGTGCCATCTGTTCTCCCCAAGCCATTATGCAAATCTTTGGCTTCAAACCGAGTGCTATTCTATGAGGATGAGTTATGCCAGGCTGTTGCTCAGAATAAGCTTCGCTGA
- the LOC107895787 gene encoding rac-like GTP-binding protein ARAC1: MSAVKFIKCVTVGDGAVGKTCLLISYTSNTFPTDYVPTVFDNFSANVVVNGSTVNLGLWDTAGQEDYNRLRPLSYRGADLFILAFSLISKASYENVSKKWIPELKHYAPGVPIILVGTKLDLREDKQFFIDHPGAVPISTAQGEELQKLIGSPAYIECSAKTQENVKAVFDAAIKVVLQPPKQKKKKSKAQKACTIL; this comes from the exons atgagcgCTGTGAAGTTCATAAAGTGCGTAACTGTTGGTGATGGTGCTGTTGGTAAAACTTGTTTGTTGATTTCATACACTAGCAACACTTTTCCTACG GATTATGTCCCGACCGTTTTTGACAATTTCAGTGCAAATGTTGTTGTCAATGGGAGCACTGTTAATCTGGGGTTGTGGGATACTGCTG GACAGGAGGATTATAACAGGTTAAGACCTTTGAGTTATCGCGGAGCGGATTTGTTCATATTGGCATTTTCCCTCATTAGCAAGGCCAGTTATGAAAATGTCTCCAAAAAG TGGATTCCGGAGCTAAAACATTACGCCCCTGGTGTACCAATAATTCTTGTTGGAACAAAGCTTG ATCTTCGGGAGGATAAGCAGTTCTTTATTGATCATCCCGGAGCTGTACCCATATCTACAGCCCAG GGGGAGGAGCTGCAAAAGCTGATCGGATCACCAGCTTATATTGAGTGCAGTGCAAAAACGCAGGAG AATGTGAAGGCAGTGTTTGATGCAGCCATCAAAGTCGTTCTTCAACCACCCAagcagaagaaaaagaagagcaaAGCACAAAAGGCCTGCACCATATTGTGA
- the LOC107895768 gene encoding 3-dehydroquinate synthase, chloroplastic isoform X3 — MASISNAFSLSLPCNRIANSSSDFNPITSALSGLDSGEFSPGRVAVSKPSGIGGRICANATPVMDQPVGEKSSGAPTIVEVDLGNRSYPIYIGSGLFDQPELLQKHVHGKKVIVVTNTTIAPLYLDKVVEALTKGNTAVSVEYVILPDGEKFKDMDTLMKVFDKAIESRLDRRCTFVALGGGVIGDMCGFAAASFLRGVNFIQIPTTVMAQVDSSVGGKTGINHPLGKNLIGAFYQPQCVLIDTDTLDTLPDRELASGLAEVIKYGLIRDAEFFEWQEKNMEKLIARNPNALAYAIKRSCENKAEVVSFDEKESGLRATLNLGHTFGHAIETGFGYGQWLHGEAVAAGMVMAVDMSYRLGWIDSSIVKRVDDILLHTKLPTAPPETMTVEMFKSVMAVDKKVADGLLRLILLKGPLGNCVFTGEYDRKALDDTLSAFCKS; from the exons ATGGCATCCATCTCCAACGCTTTCTCCCTTTCCCTCCCTTGCAACCGCATTGCCAACTCCTCATCTGACTTCAACCCCATCACCTCCGCCCTTTCCGGTTTGGATTCCGGTGAGTTCAGTCCGGGACGAGTTGCTGTGTCGAAACCGAGTGGAATCGGGGGGAGGATTTGCGCCAATGCAACTCCGGTGATGGATCAACCAGTTGGTGAAAAGAGCTCCGGAGCTCCCACTATTGTCGAGGTGGATTTGGGAAATCGGAGCTACCCAATCTACATTGGGTCCGGATTGTTTGATCAACCTGAACTTCTTCAAAA GCATGTTCATGGGAAGAAAGTTATTGTGGTAACTAATACTACAATTGCTCCTTTATATTTGGATAAAGTCGTTGAGGCCCTAACAAAAGGAAACACCGCTGTTTCTGTGGAATATGTGATTTTACCTGATGGAGAGAAGTTCAAAGACATG GACACTCTCATGAAAGTTTTTGACAAGGCCATTGAGTCGCGATTGGACAGGAGATGTACCTTTGTCGCCCTTGGAGGTGGTGTCATCGGTGACATGTGTGGGTTCGCTGCTGCCTCTTTTCTTCGCGGTGTTAATTTTATTCAGATTCCTACTACTGTTATGGCACAG GTGGATTCTTCGGTTGGGGGAAAAACTGGCATAAACCATCCTCTTGGGAAGAACTTGATTGGTGCTTTCTACCAACCTCAATGTGTTCTCATAGACACAGACACATTGGACACCTTGCCAGATAGGGAACTGGCATCAGGTCTTGCAGAGGTTATAAAATACGGGCTCATCAGAGATGCTGAGTTTTTTGAGTGGCAGGAAAAAAATATGGAGAAACTGATTGCAAG GAATCCGAATGCGCTGGCTTATGCTATAAAGCGATCATGTGAAAATAAGGCTGAGGTTGTGTCATTTGATGAGAAGGAGAGTGGGCTGAGGGCTACACTGAACTTGGGTCATACATTTGGTCAT GCAATAGAAACTGGGTTTGGATATGGACAGTGGCTTCATGGAGAAGCTGTTGCAGCTGGCATG GTCATGGCTGTTGACATGTCATATCGCCTTGGTTGGATTGACAGTTCAATTGTCAAACGAGTTGATGACATTTTACTACACACTAAGTTACCCACTGCTCCTCCTGAAACCATGACTGTGGAAATGTTCAAGTCTGTGATGGCG GTAGATAAGAAGGTAGCTGATGGGCTGCTAAGGCTTATCCTTCTCAAAGGTCCTCTTGGCAACTGTGTTTTCACAGGTGAGTATGATAGAAAGGCCCTGGATGATACACTTTCTGCATTTTGCAAGTCTTAG
- the LOC107895793 gene encoding ubiquitin-conjugating enzyme E2-17 kDa, producing the protein MASKRILKELRELQRDPPTSCSAGPVAEDMFQWQATILGPGDSPYCGGVFIVNIHFPTDYPFKPPKVVFRTKVFHPNINSNGNICLDILKEQWSPALTISKVLLSICSLLTDPNADDPLVPEIAHIYKTDKVKYETIARSWTYKYAMG; encoded by the exons ATGGCATCAAAGAGAATTCTCAAGGAGCTGAGGGAACTGCAAAGAGACCCTCCAACTTCATGCAGTGCAG GTCCGGTGGCAGAAGACATGTTCCAGTGGCAAGCGACAATACTCGGCCCTGGCGACAGCCCCTATTGCGGTGGGGTTTTTATTGTTAACATCCACTTCCCTACGGACTACCCTTTCAAGCCTCCAAAG GTCGTGTTTAGAACCAAAGTGTTCCACCCAAACATAAACAGCAATGGGAATATTTGTTTAGATATTCTTAAAGAGCAGTGGAGTCCTGCACTCACCATTTCGAAG GTTTTGCTATCGATATGTTCGCTGCTGACGGACCCAAATGCAGATGATCCACTTGTTCCTGAGATTGCTCATATATACAAGACTGACAAAGTCAAGTACGAAACGATTGCTCGTAGCTGGACTTACAAGTATGCAATGGGTTGA
- the LOC107895768 gene encoding 3-dehydroquinate synthase, chloroplastic isoform X1, whose protein sequence is MASISNAFSLSLPCNRIANSSSDFNPITSALSGLDSGEFSPGRVAVSKPSGIGGRICANATPVMDQPVGEKSSGAPTIVEVDLGNRSYPIYIGSGLFDQPELLQKLVYSLRLVFRFSQRSSYLVLMGCSFDRHVHGKKVIVVTNTTIAPLYLDKVVEALTKGNTAVSVEYVILPDGEKFKDMDTLMKVFDKAIESRLDRRCTFVALGGGVIGDMCGFAAASFLRGVNFIQIPTTVMAQVDSSVGGKTGINHPLGKNLIGAFYQPQCVLIDTDTLDTLPDRELASGLAEVIKYGLIRDAEFFEWQEKNMEKLIARNPNALAYAIKRSCENKAEVVSFDEKESGLRATLNLGHTFGHAIETGFGYGQWLHGEAVAAGMVMAVDMSYRLGWIDSSIVKRVDDILLHTKLPTAPPETMTVEMFKSVMAVDKKVADGLLRLILLKGPLGNCVFTGEYDRKALDDTLSAFCKS, encoded by the exons ATGGCATCCATCTCCAACGCTTTCTCCCTTTCCCTCCCTTGCAACCGCATTGCCAACTCCTCATCTGACTTCAACCCCATCACCTCCGCCCTTTCCGGTTTGGATTCCGGTGAGTTCAGTCCGGGACGAGTTGCTGTGTCGAAACCGAGTGGAATCGGGGGGAGGATTTGCGCCAATGCAACTCCGGTGATGGATCAACCAGTTGGTGAAAAGAGCTCCGGAGCTCCCACTATTGTCGAGGTGGATTTGGGAAATCGGAGCTACCCAATCTACATTGGGTCCGGATTGTTTGATCAACCTGAACTTCTTCAAAAGTTAGTTTATTCACTAAGATTAGTTTTTAGATTTTCGCAAAGATCGTCGTATTTAGTGTTAATGGGTTGTAGTTTCGATAGGCATGTTCATGGGAAGAAAGTTATTGTGGTAACTAATACTACAATTGCTCCTTTATATTTGGATAAAGTCGTTGAGGCCCTAACAAAAGGAAACACCGCTGTTTCTGTGGAATATGTGATTTTACCTGATGGAGAGAAGTTCAAAGACATG GACACTCTCATGAAAGTTTTTGACAAGGCCATTGAGTCGCGATTGGACAGGAGATGTACCTTTGTCGCCCTTGGAGGTGGTGTCATCGGTGACATGTGTGGGTTCGCTGCTGCCTCTTTTCTTCGCGGTGTTAATTTTATTCAGATTCCTACTACTGTTATGGCACAG GTGGATTCTTCGGTTGGGGGAAAAACTGGCATAAACCATCCTCTTGGGAAGAACTTGATTGGTGCTTTCTACCAACCTCAATGTGTTCTCATAGACACAGACACATTGGACACCTTGCCAGATAGGGAACTGGCATCAGGTCTTGCAGAGGTTATAAAATACGGGCTCATCAGAGATGCTGAGTTTTTTGAGTGGCAGGAAAAAAATATGGAGAAACTGATTGCAAG GAATCCGAATGCGCTGGCTTATGCTATAAAGCGATCATGTGAAAATAAGGCTGAGGTTGTGTCATTTGATGAGAAGGAGAGTGGGCTGAGGGCTACACTGAACTTGGGTCATACATTTGGTCAT GCAATAGAAACTGGGTTTGGATATGGACAGTGGCTTCATGGAGAAGCTGTTGCAGCTGGCATG GTCATGGCTGTTGACATGTCATATCGCCTTGGTTGGATTGACAGTTCAATTGTCAAACGAGTTGATGACATTTTACTACACACTAAGTTACCCACTGCTCCTCCTGAAACCATGACTGTGGAAATGTTCAAGTCTGTGATGGCG GTAGATAAGAAGGTAGCTGATGGGCTGCTAAGGCTTATCCTTCTCAAAGGTCCTCTTGGCAACTGTGTTTTCACAGGTGAGTATGATAGAAAGGCCCTGGATGATACACTTTCTGCATTTTGCAAGTCTTAG